In Bacillus thuringiensis, the DNA window TTGAAGGATAAGAGTGAAAAAATATGCAATAAGATAGAAATAACAGAAATGCATATTGAGCATATGGAAAATAAATTAGTGCATCACGAAGAAAAAGGGAATTGGGTGAAGGCATTTCAAAACGTCGTAGTGAGTGCATAATAAGGTGGGAATAAAATGAAGTATGAACCATTAATACAATCTTCAGAAAAACTCATGCAGTATAATAATGAAGCGAATGTGAAAAAAAGAGAAATGATTGAGTACGATTTTTATAAGGATATGAAACCATTTGTAGATATGGTAGATGAGGAATTAAAAGTGTGGAAAGAATTAGCTTATAAATGGATTAAGGAAGAAAAACCGAAGTATATACATGTACAGCAAATTGATCAAGTGTACGATAATTTACAGACAAATGTATTGCAATGTTTTGTAAATAAAGGTAAAGGTAAGCGATTCTTTGAAACACATCAAGCCATTTCGTATACTTTGCAAAATATAATTGAGCAATGTAAGTAACAAGAGGGGGAACCCTCTTGTTTTTTTTATGCTTCTGTCATTGTTGTAGGTTTTGTTGCCCCGTTTATTTCCAATTCTTTTATTAATGTTCGATAATCTGAAATGCATATTTTTCCTTCGAGATACCAATGTCTCGCAAAGTCTAACAATTCATTTACATTCTCTGTGTAATACCCCTTTTTTTGTGAAAACGCTTGTTTTAAATCCCCTAATACCATGTTGATTCCTCCCCCATGAGAATCTTCTTCTTCATTATCATAGCATGGAAGGGTTTTCTTTTTTAATTTTTTAAAAATTTAAACTTCCGACAAAAATAGACAGATACTCCGTCACACAAATTATTTTACAAGTACATATTATATATGTAGAAACTTATGTGAAGGAGGAGAGAATGCATGTTTCAACAATCTAACGTATATCAGCAATCTAATCCATATGCACAGCAAAATATGTACCAATATAATACAGATACATATTTACGATATAATATGTATCCTTTCGAGCCTCATTATGGAAATCAAAATTATTACCAGCCATTTGAAGTGTCGTTTATGAATCAACAGCAACAACAGCAGCAACCCTATATGAATCAACAACAGCAGCCCTATATGGATCAACAACAGCAGCCCTATATGAATCAACAACAGCAGCCTTATATGGATCAACAACAGCAACCTTATATGAATTCACAATACTATATGCCACCATCATCTCCCTATGGAAATCAACAAGCGATGTTTTATCCACCAAAACAACCGTACCCGACGCAGAGTAAACAAAAGCAACAACAGCAACCAAGCCAATTTTCTAGTTTTGTTTCTCAATTTAAAACGTCAGATGGTAACTATGATGTAAATAAAATGATGAATACAGCTGGACAAATGATGAATGCGATGAATCAAGTGACAGGTATTGTAAAGCAAGTTGGAGGTTTTTTTGGTAAGTAATTTTGGAGGGTTGTCTATAAAGAGTATTGTATAGGAAGTGGGGACTAGACAAATTTCCTTGGAATAAATGGGTATATATAACAAACGGCTTTCCCTCTTTTCTCATACTGTAAAGTGTAATCAGATTTTCTTTAACGAGAGAGGAGAGAAAAAACTATGCATCATTGTCATCCTTGTTTTGGAGGGCATAAGCCTGTAGGACCTATTTGTACAACTGCTCCTGTCATTCATCCGACGAAACAGTGTGTAACACATTCTTTTTCAACAACGGTGGTGCCACACATTTTCCCAACGCATACAACACATGTACACCATCAACAAATTAAAAACCAAAACTTCTTCCCACAAACAAATTCGAATGTAAATGTTGTAGACCCAATCGATCCAGGATTCGGCGGTGGATGTGGACCATGTGGTCATGGACATCATGGACATCACGTATCTCCATTTGGTCCAGGGCCAAATGTATCCCCGTTTGGACCAAACGTATCACCATTCGGACCAAATGTATCGCCATTTTTACCAAACAATGTATCACCAGTAGGTCCGAATATTGGACCAAACGTTGGTGGAATGTTTAAAAAGTAAATGATATGTTAGAACTAGCAAAATGCTAGTTCTTTTTTTGTAATTGGAGTGTTGATATGAAAGTTATTGCTGTAACGGGATATAAGCCATTTGAACTTGGTATATTTAAAAATGATCATCCAGGGGTGGAATGTATAAAAAAAGCATTGCACCGAAAATTAACTACTTTTGTAGAAGAAGGTTTGGAATGGGTGATAATAAGTGGGCAGTTAGGGGTCGAATTATGGGCTGCTGAAGTTGTTTTTGAAATTCAAGTAGAATATCCAGATTTAAAATTAGCGGTATTTACTCCGTTTTTAGAACAAGAAGAAAGCTGGAAGGAAGATAACCGTGAATATTACGAATATATTCTTTCTCAAGCAGACCATATTGATAGTATTACGAAACGGAAGTACGAAAGCCCAGAGCAATTTAAATTAAAAAATCAATTTTTTATTGAAAAAAGTGATGCACTTTTAGCTGTATATGATGAAGAAAAACCAGGGAGTCCCAAATATATTGTAGAAGCAGCAAAGAAAAAAGGAGAAATAGAAAATTATCACAGTTATTTTATTCTTTTTTCCGATTTACAAGATATAATAGAAGAGGAACAGTGGAATAATGCTGAGTAATATGTAATATAGTACTCGTATATATGATTGACAAAAGGCATTGTTTCTGAAAAAATTTAGGTAATGAAAGTTTTGGCAAAAATTTGAGGTGAAGAAAATGATTTCGGATAAAATTAAATTAACGGCGAAAGATATTTTAGAAAAAGAATTTAAAACAGGCATGAGAGGCTATCAACAAGAAGAAGTAGACAAGTTTCTTGATATGATCATTAAAGACTATGAAGCTTTCCACAAGGAGTTTGACCAATTAAAGCAACAAAATGCTCGTTTAAAGCGTGAATTAGAGGAACAAAAATTAGTAGCAACGCAAGTGCCACAACAACCAGTTGTACAAACACCAGTTGCACAACCTGTATATAACAACACGAATACGGACATTTTAAAACGTCTATCTAATTTAGAAAAAGCTGTATTTGGAAGTAAGTTATACGAATAATTTCTAGTGGTAAAAGGGTTAAAGCATTTTACATAGAAAAAAACATTGCAAAATCTTTTTGTTTCCACTATACTAATGGATGTCATAACGTTTGGGTAATCGCTGCAACGCCAACGTTGTAGAGGAAAGTCCATGCTCGCACGGCCTGAGATGGCTGTAGTGTTCGTGCCTAGCCAATTCATAAGCTAGGGTATTCTGGCTGTAAGGCTGGTTTAACGGCAGGGAAAAAACCTAAGTCCTTTCGGATATGGTTTGACTACCTTTAAAGTGCCACAGTGACGAAGTCCTTGAAGAAATGATAGGAGTGGAACGAGGTAAACCCCACGAGCGAGAAACCCAAATAATGGTAGGGGAATCTTTTCCAAGGAAATGAACGACGGGAAAGGACAGGTTGTATAACTTGTAGATAGATGATTGCCACCGGAGTACGAGGCGTGGGCCGTTTGTAGTACAAAGGAACAGAACATGGCTTACAGAACGTTATGAACCAACTATGAAATAACTCAGCTCTCCTTTGTTAGAGGAGGGCTTTTTATTTGTATGAAGTTATAAATTATGAGTTAAAATGGTTAATGAGAAAATTTTTCGTAAAATGTAATAATTAATAGCTATTAATTATTGTTTGAATATACATAAGAGGTGAATGCAAATGGGAAAAGTTACTTTAATTGCAACAGCGGCAATGGGTATTGAAGCGTTAGTTGCCCGAGAAGTTCGCGATCTTGGTTATGAATGTCAAGTAGAAAACAGCAAAGTAACATTTGAAGCAGATGAAAAGGCGATTTGTCGTACGAATTTATGGTTACGTACTGCGGACCGTGTGAAAATTAAAGTTGGCGAATTTAAAGCAACAACATTTGATGAGCTGTTTGAGAAAACAAAAGCGTTAAACTGGGGAGATTATATTCCAGAGAACGGTGAGTTCCCTGTTATTGGTAAATCTTTAAAATCTGAGTTATTCAGCGTTTCGGATTGTCAACGTATCGTTAAAAAGGCTGTCGTTGAAAAATTAAAAACAACGTATAAACGTACAACTTGGTTTGAAGAAGATGGTCCGTTATTCCGTATTGAGATTGCAATGTTAAAAGATATTGCAACATTAACAATTGATGCGAGCGGCGTTGGACTTCATAAACGTGGATACCGTATGGATCAAGGGGAAGCTCCTTTAAAAGAAACATTAGCTGCGTCTTTAATCAAATTAACAAACTGGAAGCCAGATCGTCCTTTCGTAGATCCTTTCTGTGGATCAGGTACGATTCCAATTGAAGCAGCATTAATTGGGCAAAATATCGCACCAGGATTTAACCGAGGCTTTGCATCGGATGAATGGGGCTGGGTTGGTAAACAAAACTGGCGTGAAGCTCGTCAAGAAGCTGAAGATTTAGCGAACTATAATCAACCACTGCAAATCATTGGATCGGATATCGATCATCGTATGATCCGAGTTGCTCAAGATAACGCAGAAGAAGTAGGTTTAGGTGATTTAATTACATTTAAACAAATGCAAGTAAAAGATTTCACGACAAAAGAGGATTATGGCTATGTTGTAACGAATCCTCCATACGGAGAACGTTTAAGTGAAAAAGCACTTGTTGAACAACTATATAAAGAAATGGGACAAGTATTCCGCCCGTTAGATACATGGTCGGCGTATGTATTAACAAGTTACGAAGCATTTGAGAAGTGTTACGGAAAAGATGCATCGAAAAAACGTAAACTGTTTAACGGATTTATCCGTACAGATTACTACCAATACTTCGGAAAACGTCCACCGCGTAATTCATAGTATAAAACTCCTCCAGCGCGCATATACTGGCTATTATGTAATGCGTAAAGGAGGAACTGATATGGATGGTTTCCAATTATCAATGATTCAAAAAGCTATTCACCGTACGTATGATGAGCTCGGAAAAGAAATGGATAGTCAAGGTGCGATTGTAGATGAAATACAAAAAGCACAAGAAGAATATTTGTCAGCTCTTTCACATGAAACAGCGATTGATAAACGATATTTAAAGTCATTAATATAGAAGAAAATTTTCCTTTTTCGAAAGGGAAATTTTTTTTCGTGTATTTCTATGTATGGCAACAGGGGAAAGTGGCTGCACACATATGAGTAGCAGTTGCTATATCTTTTATAGAAAAACTTTTTGGTTGGAGGCTAAGGATGTTTACTGAGAAGAGATTACCATTTGAAGTAGGAAAACAAGATAATTTTTATGATAAGTTGAATGAGTGGATTGGAGATGTGTTTTACGACATCCTTCCGGAAAAAGGCTTTGAAGAGCGTGATGAACAAATTTTTATGGCGTTTCAATTAGAGCGTGCTTTCCAAGAAAAGAAAGTTATGTTCGCAGAAGCTGGTGTAGGAACTGGGAAAACAATTGTATATCTTCTATATGCAATTTGCTATGCACGTTATACTGGAAAGCCAGCTATTATCGCTTGTGCAGATGAAACGCTAATTGAGCAGCTTGTGAAAGAAGAAGGGGACATTGCTAAATTATCTGAAGCTCTAGGACTATCTGTTGATGTAAGACTTGCGAAATCAATGGATAATTATTTATGTTTACGTAAACTTGAAGATGTTATGAGTGGACGAGCTCCAGAAGTAATTGAAGACGTATACTACGAATTACCACAGTTTGTATTCGATCACGGTACGATGCAAAACTTTACTCACTATGGTGACCGAAAAGAATTTCCGCTTTTAAATGATGAGGAATGGTCAAAAGTAAACTGGGATTACTTCCAAGATTGCTTTACTTGTGATTCGCGTCATCGTTGTGGTCAAACTCTTTCTCGTGAGCATTATCGTAAAGCAGCAGATTTAATTATTTGTTCTCAAGATTTCTACATGGATCATATTTGGACGTACGATGCTCGTAAGCGTGAAGGGCAAATTCCGTTATTACCAGAAAGTAGCTGCGTTGTATTCGATGAAGGACATCTTGTAGAATATGCAGCTCAAAAAGCTTTAACATACCGTTTAAAGCAAACGATGATGGAGCAACTTTTAACGAGATTGTTACAAAATGATATTCGCGAGGAGTTTGCACATTTAGTAGAAGAAACAATTTGGCAAACAGAGCGATTCTTTGATGTGTTACAAGAGAATAAAAAGGAAATCGCCGGTTCTGATCGTTTAGGAATTACTGTGACAGAAAAAGTAACTGCTGAAGCAAAGCGACTTTATGCGAAAATTGGTGAAGTCGGTGATGCATTAGTGTTTGAAAGTGAAATGCATACAGTAAACACGTATGATTTAAATATTGTTGATGAACATTTAGATGTATTAGAACATTCACTTCGTCTGTTCATGCACGAGAAAAATGTAATTACATGGGGTGAAGAAGGTGATGGAGCCTTCACGTTAGTGATTATGCCACGTGCTGTTGAAGAAGTATTACAAGAGAAAGTATTCTCGAAGAAGATTCCATATATTTTCTCTTCTGCTACATTATCTAACAACGATTCATTCGCATTTACGGCAAATAGTCTAGGGGTAAAAGATTACTTATCATTCTCAGTTGCCTCACCGTTTGATTATGAGGAGCAAATGGCAGTAAACTTACTATCGCATACGAAAGAAAATGAATGGGAAAGAAAGTGTCAATATACACTTGAAAATATACAAAAGACAAATGGACGTACACTTGTATTATTCCGTACAACACAAGAGCTTGCAGCGTTTAAAGAATATGTAAGTAAAGAACAAATGTCAGTTCCGTTCTTATATGAAGGGGATCAAGAAATTAGTCAGTTAGTTTCTCGTTTCCAAAATGAAGAAGAGACTGTGCTTTGTGCCGTTCATTTATGGGAAGGTTTAGATATTCCGGGTTCATCATTATCACATGTTATTATTTGGTCATTACCATTCCCTCCAAACGATCCTGTGTTTGAAGCGAAGCGTAAACATGTAAATGATCCATTCTGGGATGTAGATGTACCATATATGATTTTACGTCTTCGTCAAGGGATTGGACGTTTAATTCGTACGAGCGACGATAAAGGTGCTATATCAATCTTCTTATCTGATACAGAAGATGAGAAAGTGATAGAAGCGGTGAAAAACGTACTACCAGTAGAAGGTAAAGAATTGTAAGGAAAAAGCTTGGCGCTTGCCAAGCTTTTTTTTTATTATAAAAGGAATTTAGATTTCTATGTCGAATTAAGTTTGAGGTAGAAAAAGGAGGTTTTTATACGATGACAGTAGCTACATATGAAGTAGAAAAACAATTTTTAACATATGTGAAGAAGATACAGAATTACGGAGAAGCATTAAGCTTAATGTTTTGGGACTTGAGAACAGGTGCGCCTAAAAAAGGTGTAGACCAACGTTCAGAAGTAATTGGTATGCTTTCATCAGAAGTGTTTGCCATGTCGACTTCAGATGAGATGGGAAATTATTTAACAGAGCTTGAAAATTTAATACGTGAAGACAAACTTTCTGAAACGACGAAGAAAATGGTTGAAGAGTGTCGTAAAGAATATGATAGAAATAAAAAAATACCACAAGCGGAATATGAAGCGTATGTGAAATTAGAAGCGAAAGCGGAAAGTGTGTGGGAAGAAGCTCGCGAAAAATCTGATTTCGAAATGTTCCGTCCTTATTTAGAGAAAATTGTTGAATTTAAAAAGAAATTTATTACATATTGGGGTTACGAAACATATAAATATAATACATTATTAGATATGTATGAGCCGGGTATTACAGTAGAAGTGTTAGACCACGTATTTGGTCAACTTCGTGAACGTATCGTTCCGCTCGTAAAAGAAATATCGGAGTCGCAAAAGAGATTAAAGACAAGTGCTTTATCAGAACATTTTTCAAAAGAAAAACAAAAGAACTTTACATTAGAGCTATTAAAGCAATTGAATTATGACTTTGAAGCAGGTCGTCTTGATGAAACGGTACATCCATTCGAGATTACATTAAATAGAGGGGATGTTCGTATTACGACACGCTATGACGAAAAAGATTTCCGTATGGCTGTGTTTGGAACAATACATGAATGTGGTCATGCTGTATATGAACAAAATATTGCGGAGAAATTTGAAGGTACACCGCTATGTAGTGGAACATCTATGGGTATTCATGAGTCACAATCATTATTCTTTGAGAACTTTATCGGTCGTAATAAATCATTCTGGAAGAAAAATTATGATTTATTAAAAGAGTATAGTGATGGTCAATTCAATGATATATCAGTAGATGAGTTTTATGATGCGATTAACGAATCGAAGCCATCGTACATTCGTATAGAAGCAGATGAGCTTACATATCCTCTTCACGTCATGGTTCGTTATGAACTTGAGAAAGAATTATTTGATGGTACATTACAAGTGAAGGATTTACCGGCGGCTTGGAATGATAAAATGGAAGCATATTTAGGAATTCGTCCAGAAAACGATGCACAAGGTGTATTGCAAGATGTTCATTGGGCTGGTGGTTCATTTGGATACTTCCCATCTTATGCGCTTGGTTATATGTATGCAGCGCAATTTAAGGAAAGAATGTTAAAAGACATTCCGAACTTTGATGCATTGTTAGAAGAAGGAAATGTAACACCAATTCGTGAATGGTTAACAGAAAATATTCACCAATACGGTAAAACGAAAAAGCCACTTGAAATTTTAGAAGATGTGACAGGCGAAGGATTAAATGCAAACTACTTAGCAGATTATTTAGAAGCGAAGTATAAAGAAATCTATGATTTATAAAAAAGAGCTGCTTACTTGCAGCTCTTTTTTTTAGGGGGTAGAAGAATGTGGTTTATACATATACAGTAATGACGCAAGAAGAAGCGGAAGAAATTGCATATAACTGGCATTATGAAGGGGAATATTCCTTTTACGATATAGAAGCAGATGAAGAAAATTTAGCTGAGTTTTTACATGAGGAGAGTAGAGGAAATCATACTTTTTCTGTGAAGGAAAATGGTACTCTCATTGGTTTCTATACTGTTTGTAAAATAAATAATGGAACGGTTGATATAGGTCTTGGAATGAGACCTAATATAACTGGAAACGGATTTGGTTTACAGTTTATAAACGCTATACTAGCTTTTAGTAAAGAAAAATACGGATGTAATTATATAACACTATCAGTAGCTACATTTAATGAGAGAGCGATTAAAGTGTATAAAAGGGCAGGATTTGAAGCAGTTGGAACGTTTATACAGAAAACAAATGGTAGTTGTTTTGAGTTTTTGAAAATGAATTATATATGTAAAAATGATTAAAAAACAGAAGAATCTCCTTCTGTTTTTTTGATGCAAAAATAAATAATACTTTTTGTAATTGGGAGCTTTGAAATTTTGGAAGAGGATGTGTATGATTGAACTTTAGTAGCAAATAGCAAGTTTAGTAAGGAGATGCAGTATGAGTACAATTAAAACGAAAAATGAAATAGATTTGATGCACGAATCTGGGAAGTTACTTGCGTCGTGTCATAGAGAAATTGCGAAAATGATGAAACCGGGTATTACGACAAAAGAAATTAATACGTTTGTTGAAGCGTATTTAGAAAAGCATGGTGCAATATCTGAGCAGAAAGGTTACAACGGGTATCCATATGCGATATGTGCATCTGTAAACGATGAAATGTGTCATGGGTTTCCGGCCGATGTTCCTTTAGCTGAGGGGGATATTGTAACAATTGACATGGTAGTAAACTTAAATGGTGGTCTTTCAGATTCTGCTTGGACGTATAGAGTTGGAAATGTTTCTGATGAAGCAGAAAGGTTGTTGATAGTAGCTGAGAATGCTTTGTATAAAGGAATTGATCAGGCGATAATCGGTAATCATGTAGGAGACATTGGCTATGCAATTGAAAGCTATGTAGCAAAGGAAGGTTTTTCTGTCGCAAGAGACTTTACGGGACATGGAATTGGTAAGGAGATTCATGAAGAACCAGCAATTTTTCATTTTGGGAAACAAGGACAAGGACCTAAGCTACAAGAAGGAATGGTAATTACAATTGAGCCGATTGTAAATGTAGGTATGCGATATTCGAAAGTAGATTTAAATGGATGGACTGCAAGAACGATGGACGGGAAATTATCAGCTCAATATGAGCATACAATTGTGATTACAAAAGATGGGCCAATCATTTTAACGAATCTTTAATATGATATGTAAGAGTTTACAAAACTCGAACGAAAATGATATTTTTATAAAATTTGTACGTGTTTTATTAAGAAAAGCTTTTCAAAGTATAAAAAGTGCGTTATAATCCTTCTATAAAATAAATAGTTAGCTACACTCATATAATCGCGGGGATATGGCCTGCAAGTTTCTACCGAAGTACCGTAAATACTTTGACTATGAGTGAGGACGAATATATTTGCTTGTTTAGCATTCTTTTTTGCGAAACTCCAAAAGCGCGTCTCTCACTTGTAACGAGTGGTGGCGGCTTTTGGAGTTTTTTATTGCATAAGAGGGGGAACAAACATGAAAGTATTACAAGAAAAGATTTTGAACGAAGGAAAGGTTTTATCTGGTGACGTATTAAAGGTAGATGCATTTTTAAATCATCAAATTGACCCAGTACTTATGCAAGAGATCGGAAAAGAATTTGCTAAACGTTTTAAAGAAGAGAACATTACAAAAATCGTAACGATTGAATCTTCGGGCATTGCACCGGCAGTTATGGCTGCATTAGAGCTTGGTGTAAAAGTAATCTTTGCAAGAAAACGTAAATCGTTAACGTTACAAGATAATATGTACGTTGCAAACGTATACTCATTTACGAAACAAGAAACGAATGAAATTTCATTATCTCGAAATCATATCGATGAAACTGATCGCGTTTTAATTATCGATGACTTTTTAGCAAACGGTCAGGCTGCTTTAGGTTTAATGAGTTTAGTAGAGCAAGCAGGAGCAAGTATTGCAGGTATTGGTATAGTTATTGAAAAAGCATTTCAAGATGGAGGAAAGAAGCTGCGTGAACAAGGCGTTCGTGTTGAGTCACTAGCAGAAATTGCATCA includes these proteins:
- a CDS encoding YppE family protein, producing the protein MKYEPLIQSSEKLMQYNNEANVKKREMIEYDFYKDMKPFVDMVDEELKVWKELAYKWIKEEKPKYIHVQQIDQVYDNLQTNVLQCFVNKGKGKRFFETHQAISYTLQNIIEQCK
- a CDS encoding YppF family protein, with the protein product MVLGDLKQAFSQKKGYYTENVNELLDFARHWYLEGKICISDYRTLIKELEINGATKPTTMTEA
- a CDS encoding YppG family protein, producing the protein MFQQSNVYQQSNPYAQQNMYQYNTDTYLRYNMYPFEPHYGNQNYYQPFEVSFMNQQQQQQQPYMNQQQQPYMDQQQQPYMNQQQQPYMDQQQQPYMNSQYYMPPSSPYGNQQAMFYPPKQPYPTQSKQKQQQQPSQFSSFVSQFKTSDGNYDVNKMMNTAGQMMNAMNQVTGIVKQVGGFFGK
- a CDS encoding CotD family spore coat protein; this encodes MHHCHPCFGGHKPVGPICTTAPVIHPTKQCVTHSFSTTVVPHIFPTHTTHVHHQQIKNQNFFPQTNSNVNVVDPIDPGFGGGCGPCGHGHHGHHVSPFGPGPNVSPFGPNVSPFGPNVSPFLPNNVSPVGPNIGPNVGGMFKK
- a CDS encoding DUF1273 domain-containing protein codes for the protein MKVIAVTGYKPFELGIFKNDHPGVECIKKALHRKLTTFVEEGLEWVIISGQLGVELWAAEVVFEIQVEYPDLKLAVFTPFLEQEESWKEDNREYYEYILSQADHIDSITKRKYESPEQFKLKNQFFIEKSDALLAVYDEEKPGSPKYIVEAAKKKGEIENYHSYFILFSDLQDIIEEEQWNNAE
- the gpsB gene encoding cell division regulator GpsB: MISDKIKLTAKDILEKEFKTGMRGYQQEEVDKFLDMIIKDYEAFHKEFDQLKQQNARLKRELEEQKLVATQVPQQPVVQTPVAQPVYNNTNTDILKRLSNLEKAVFGSKLYE
- a CDS encoding THUMP domain-containing class I SAM-dependent RNA methyltransferase — encoded protein: MGKVTLIATAAMGIEALVAREVRDLGYECQVENSKVTFEADEKAICRTNLWLRTADRVKIKVGEFKATTFDELFEKTKALNWGDYIPENGEFPVIGKSLKSELFSVSDCQRIVKKAVVEKLKTTYKRTTWFEEDGPLFRIEIAMLKDIATLTIDASGVGLHKRGYRMDQGEAPLKETLAASLIKLTNWKPDRPFVDPFCGSGTIPIEAALIGQNIAPGFNRGFASDEWGWVGKQNWREARQEAEDLANYNQPLQIIGSDIDHRMIRVAQDNAEEVGLGDLITFKQMQVKDFTTKEDYGYVVTNPPYGERLSEKALVEQLYKEMGQVFRPLDTWSAYVLTSYEAFEKCYGKDASKKRKLFNGFIRTDYYQYFGKRPPRNS
- a CDS encoding DUF3921 domain-containing protein, yielding MDGFQLSMIQKAIHRTYDELGKEMDSQGAIVDEIQKAQEEYLSALSHETAIDKRYLKSLI
- a CDS encoding ATP-dependent DNA helicase translates to MFTEKRLPFEVGKQDNFYDKLNEWIGDVFYDILPEKGFEERDEQIFMAFQLERAFQEKKVMFAEAGVGTGKTIVYLLYAICYARYTGKPAIIACADETLIEQLVKEEGDIAKLSEALGLSVDVRLAKSMDNYLCLRKLEDVMSGRAPEVIEDVYYELPQFVFDHGTMQNFTHYGDRKEFPLLNDEEWSKVNWDYFQDCFTCDSRHRCGQTLSREHYRKAADLIICSQDFYMDHIWTYDARKREGQIPLLPESSCVVFDEGHLVEYAAQKALTYRLKQTMMEQLLTRLLQNDIREEFAHLVEETIWQTERFFDVLQENKKEIAGSDRLGITVTEKVTAEAKRLYAKIGEVGDALVFESEMHTVNTYDLNIVDEHLDVLEHSLRLFMHEKNVITWGEEGDGAFTLVIMPRAVEEVLQEKVFSKKIPYIFSSATLSNNDSFAFTANSLGVKDYLSFSVASPFDYEEQMAVNLLSHTKENEWERKCQYTLENIQKTNGRTLVLFRTTQELAAFKEYVSKEQMSVPFLYEGDQEISQLVSRFQNEEETVLCAVHLWEGLDIPGSSLSHVIIWSLPFPPNDPVFEAKRKHVNDPFWDVDVPYMILRLRQGIGRLIRTSDDKGAISIFLSDTEDEKVIEAVKNVLPVEGKEL
- the ypwA gene encoding carboxypeptidase M32, translated to MTVATYEVEKQFLTYVKKIQNYGEALSLMFWDLRTGAPKKGVDQRSEVIGMLSSEVFAMSTSDEMGNYLTELENLIREDKLSETTKKMVEECRKEYDRNKKIPQAEYEAYVKLEAKAESVWEEAREKSDFEMFRPYLEKIVEFKKKFITYWGYETYKYNTLLDMYEPGITVEVLDHVFGQLRERIVPLVKEISESQKRLKTSALSEHFSKEKQKNFTLELLKQLNYDFEAGRLDETVHPFEITLNRGDVRITTRYDEKDFRMAVFGTIHECGHAVYEQNIAEKFEGTPLCSGTSMGIHESQSLFFENFIGRNKSFWKKNYDLLKEYSDGQFNDISVDEFYDAINESKPSYIRIEADELTYPLHVMVRYELEKELFDGTLQVKDLPAAWNDKMEAYLGIRPENDAQGVLQDVHWAGGSFGYFPSYALGYMYAAQFKERMLKDIPNFDALLEEGNVTPIREWLTENIHQYGKTKKPLEILEDVTGEGLNANYLADYLEAKYKEIYDL
- a CDS encoding GNAT family N-acetyltransferase, with protein sequence MVYTYTVMTQEEAEEIAYNWHYEGEYSFYDIEADEENLAEFLHEESRGNHTFSVKENGTLIGFYTVCKINNGTVDIGLGMRPNITGNGFGLQFINAILAFSKEKYGCNYITLSVATFNERAIKVYKRAGFEAVGTFIQKTNGSCFEFLKMNYICKND
- a CDS encoding type I methionyl aminopeptidase; amino-acid sequence: MSTIKTKNEIDLMHESGKLLASCHREIAKMMKPGITTKEINTFVEAYLEKHGAISEQKGYNGYPYAICASVNDEMCHGFPADVPLAEGDIVTIDMVVNLNGGLSDSAWTYRVGNVSDEAERLLIVAENALYKGIDQAIIGNHVGDIGYAIESYVAKEGFSVARDFTGHGIGKEIHEEPAIFHFGKQGQGPKLQEGMVITIEPIVNVGMRYSKVDLNGWTARTMDGKLSAQYEHTIVITKDGPIILTNL
- a CDS encoding xanthine phosphoribosyltransferase — encoded protein: MKVLQEKILNEGKVLSGDVLKVDAFLNHQIDPVLMQEIGKEFAKRFKEENITKIVTIESSGIAPAVMAALELGVKVIFARKRKSLTLQDNMYVANVYSFTKQETNEISLSRNHIDETDRVLIIDDFLANGQAALGLMSLVEQAGASIAGIGIVIEKAFQDGGKKLREQGVRVESLAEIASLDNGTVTFVQHETAEVK